A part of Crassostrea angulata isolate pt1a10 chromosome 5, ASM2561291v2, whole genome shotgun sequence genomic DNA contains:
- the LOC128185799 gene encoding interferon-induced, double-stranded RNA-activated protein kinase-like has protein sequence MATTNNNTLDVRISNDNEDVWEIGSPDMMSSTDNTSSDSFEQDVIESCLSDPHIKEHFMDINNIGAGGYGAVYEARHRLDNRKYALKFVLIDLTNFEKREVEVLASLDHANVLKYHTSWITHLPKPLSYSKTFEEEEEDSDYGVSFEKEDSSSKNNNAIGGCSKSASTSGKSLEEKYDACLVILTELCSPGKTLKTLIECGDLFKMDERDRQKLLLDIVSGLQYIHDNGIMHRDLKPPNIFIGKDNRAKIGDFGFARKYIMSDANGASPTSEKDRVCFSKNLGTSYYIAPEVENSTVYDRKADFYSLGMILFEMYFKMGSAMERDRTMNKLREPDFSDLKNISRNIQDVIQSLLSHEPSSRMELEVVIDKIMQPLEHQQSVEKTKVGAQPVNSPDMEYPGPAPKLFQRQISEPCPGATSENHQPVQATAKELNLSNLTQNFKKIHVNKKIQLEEDE, from the exons aTGGCAACAACTAATAATAACACTCTGGATGTACGCATCTCTAATGATAATGAAGATGTATGGGAAATTGGCTCACCAGATATGATGAGTTCAACGGACAATACCTCGAGTGATTCTTTTGAACAAGATGTCATAGAAAGCTGTTTGAGTGATCCACATATAAAAGAACATTTCATGGATATAAACAATATAGGTGCTGGAGGATATGGGGCAGTTTACGAAGCAAGACACAGACTGGACAATAGAAAATATGCTCTAAAGTTTGTGTTGATTGActtaacaaattttgaaaaacgcGAAGTGGAAGTTTTGGCTTCACTGGACCATGCAAATGTTCTCAAATATCACACTTCGTGGATAACTCATCTCCCTAAACCTCTCTCTTATTCTAAGACATttgaggaggaggaggaagacTCTGATTATGGTGTGAGTTTTGAAAAAGAAGATTCTTCAAGCAAAAATAATAATGCCATAGGTGGTTGCAGTAAGTCTGCATCTACAAGTGGTAAAAGTTTGGAGGAAAAATATGATGCCTGCTTGGTTATCCTAACTGAACTCTGCAGCCCAGGGAAAACCCTTAAAACACTTATTGAATGTGGAGATTTATTTAAAATGGATGAACGAGATAGGCAGAAGCTACTTTTGGATATTGTATCTGGTCTACAGTACATACATGACAATGGCATCATGCATCGGGATCTAAAACCcccaaacattttcattggcaaAGACAATCGAGCCAAGATAGGGGATTTTGGATTTGCCAGGAAGTACATAATGTCTGATGCAAATGGAGCTTCTCCAACATCTGAAAAGGACAGAGTTTGTTTCTCCAAAAATTTGGGGACATCTTATTACATTGCACCAGAAGTTGAGAACTCGACTGTTTATGACAGAAAAGCGGACTTTTACAGTCTTGGAATGATACTCTTCGAGATGTACTTTAAAATGGGTTCTGCAATGGAAAGAGACAGAACAATGAATAAACTAAGAGAACCGGACTTCAGTGATTTGAAGAATATTTCCAGGAATATTCAGGATGTTATTCAAAGCCTTTTAAGTCATGAGCCCTCCTCAAGAATGGAATTGGAGGTGGTTATTGACAAGATCATGCAACCACTGGAGCATCAGCAAAGTGTTGAGAAGACCAAG GTTGGAGCACAACCAGTGAATTCTCCAGACATGGAATACCCAGGACCTGCCCCAAAACTTTTCCAACGACAAATAAGTg agCCATGTCCTGGTGCTACTAGTGAAAACCACCAACCAGTTCAGGCTACTGCGAAGGAATTGAACTTGTCCAATTTGACCCAGAACTTTAAGAAAATCCACGTAAACAAGAAAATCCAACTTGAGGAAGACGAGTAA
- the LOC128186122 gene encoding eukaryotic translation initiation factor 2-alpha kinase-like, with the protein MATTNNNALNLRDSIDNEDLWEIGSTDMSSMDDTSSDSLDQDVIENCLKYDPYIKRLYAEMRNIGAGGFGAVYEARHRLDKTKCALKIVLIDQKKFETREVETLALLDHVNVLRYHESWVTDLPKPISYTKAFEGDEEEEEEEEEEDSDNFVCFEEEDSSSKNNNAIGGYSKSTSTSSKGLEEKYDACLVIKTELCNPGKTLKTLIECGEIFKMDGRDRQKLFLDIVFGLQYIHDNGFMHRDLKPPNIFISKENRAKIGDFGFARKYIMSDANGASPTSEKDRVCFSKNLGTSYYIAPEVENSTVYDRKADFYSLGMILFEMYYKMGSAMERDKIMNKLREQDFSDLKNISWNIQSVIQSLLSHEPSSRMELEMVIDKIMQPLEHQQSVEKTKVGAQQVNSPDMEYPGPARKLSFLRQISEPSPGATSEKHQPVQATAEELTKLTHSLKIRVNKNIQFDREEDD; encoded by the exons atggcAACAACTAATAATAACGCTCTGAATTTACGTGACTCTATTGATAATGAAGACTTATGGGAAATTGGCTCAACGGACATGAGTTCGATGGACGATACCTCGAGTGATTCTCTTGACCAAGATGTTATAGAAAACTGTTTGAAATATGATCCATATATAAAAAGACTTTACGCAGAGATGCGAAATATAGGTGCTGGAGGATTTGGGGCAGTTTATGAAGCAAGACACAGACTGGACAAAACAAAATGTGcacttaaaattgttttgattgatcaaaaaaaatttgaaacacgTGAAGTGGAAACTTTAGCTCTACTGGACCATGTGAATGTTCTCAGATATCATGAATCATGGGTAACTGATCTCCCTAAACCTATCTCTTATACTAAGGCATTTGAGGGGgatgaggaggaggaggaggaggaggaggaggaagattctgataattttgtttgttttgaagaaGAAGATTCTTCAAGCAAAAATAATAATGCCATAGGTGGTTATAGTAAGTCTACATCTACAAGTAGTAAAGGTTTGGAGGAAAAATATGATGCCTGCTTGGTTATCAAAACTGAACTCTGCAACCCAGGGAAAACCCTTAAAACACTAATTGAATGTGGAGAAATATTTAAGATGGATGGTCGAGACAGGCAGAAGCTGTTTTTGGATATTGTATTTGGTCTACAGTACATACATGACAACGGCTTCATGCATCGAGATTTAAAACCTCCGAATATTTTCATTAGCAAAGAGAATCGAGCCAAGATAGGGGATTTTGGATTTGCCAGAAAATACATAATGTCTGATGCAAATGGAGCTTCTCCAACATCTGAAAAGGACAGAGTTTGTTTCTCCAAAAATTTAGGGACATCTTATTACATTGCACCAGAAGTTGAGAACTCGACTGTTTATGACAGAAAAGCGGACTTTTACAGTCTTGGAATGATACTCTTCGAGATGTATTATAAGATGGGTTCTGCAATGGAAAgagataaaataatgaataaactaAGAGAGCAGGACTTCAGTGATTTGAAGAATATTTCCTGGAATATTCAGAGTGTTATTCAAAGCCTTTTAAGTCATGAGCCCTCCTCAAGAATGGAATTGGAAATGGTTATTGACAAGATCATGCAACCGTTGGAGCATCAGCAAAGTGTTGAGAAGACCAAG GTTGGAGCACAACAGGTGAATTCTCCAGACATGGAATACCCAGGACCTGCCAGGAAACTTTCCTTCCTACGACAAATAAGTG AACCATCTCCTGGTGCTACTAGTGAAAAACACCAACCAGTTCAGGCTACTGCGGAGGAATTGACCAAATTGACCCATAGCTTAAAAATCCGTGTCAACAAGAACATCCAATTTGACCGTGAGGAAGACGATTAA